The Gemmatimonadaceae bacterium DNA segment GCCGGCCACATCGTGCTGCTCGCGATGATGGGCCTGTTCTTCAGCTTCGGCCTCCCGATCGGCGTCGCGCCGCTGGGAATGGCCGTGGCCATTATGTTCCTCGAGATTTTCGTGGCGTTCCTCCAGGCCTTCGTGTTCACGCTGCTGTCGAGCGTGTTCATCGGGCTGATCCGGGAGGCGCACCACTAGAAGACGTGAGAGTTGAGACGGGAGACTTGGGGGCGCGTCCCTCACGTCTCAAGTCCCAAGTCTCACGTCCGTAACTCGGCGAGTGCCGGGTGAAGCTCGCTGAGTCCTCGGACTCGCCGGCGAGCAGCGCAGTAAGACGCGCGCTGGACCACGCTGCACCACACACCTCAAGGGTTTCTTCAATGATCTCGCTCGTTCCGATGCTGCAGGAGGCCGCGGTTGCGGCCGGTAACAACTCGGGTCTCGCGATGCTCGGTGCCGCCGTCGGCGCCGGTCTCGCCGTCGTCGGTGCCGGTATGGGCATCGGCCGCATCGGCGGCTCGGCCGTCGAAGGGATGGCCCGTCAGCCGGAAGCGGCTGGCAAGATCCAGACGGCTGCGCTGATCCTCGCCGCTTTCATCGAAGGCGCCGCGCTGTTCGGCATCGTCGTCGCGTTCTCGATCCAGGGCAAGTTCTAAGCTGGACCGGTGTGCCGGAGCACCGCTCGGTGCTCCGGCGCGCCACCCGGGTGCCGCGCAGGCCGGCGCACCCGTGACGTCGCGCTGGCCCGGCGACGTCGACCATCACCCGACGCAGCTCCCGATCCTCCCTCGGCCTCGCGCCGATTTCCTCTCGGATACTCCGATGCGCACGCTCCTCTCCGCCGTTGCCCTGCTCCTCCTGACTGCCTCGCCGGCGTCCGCCGCGGCCGAAGGCGGCAAGGTCAACCTGCTCCTGCCGCACACCGGGCTGATCTTCTGGACGATCGTCGTCTTCTTCGTGACGTTCTTCCTGCTCTACAAGTTCGCCTGGGGCCCGATCCTCGCCGCCGTGCAGGGCCGCGAGCAGGCGATCCTCGACGCGATGGCCTCGGCCGAGCGTGACCGCAACGAGGCGGCCAAGATGGTCGCCGAGCAGAAGGCTGCGATCGAAGCCGCGCGCACCGAGGCGCAGCGCTACATCGCCGAGGGCCGCGCGACGGCCGAGTCGATGCGCGCCGAGATGCTGGAGCAGACGCGGCAGCAGCAGGCCGAGCTGCTCGAGCGCGCCCGCAAGGAGATCGAGTCCGAGAAGTCCAAGGCCATCGACGAGCTCCGGCGCGAGGCGGTGGACCTAGCCCTCGCCGGCGCCGGCAAGCTCGTCGGGCAGAAGCTCGACGCCGCCACCGACCGCCAGATGGTCGAGCAGTACCTCGCCTCGCTCGGGAAGAAGTAAATGCGCGAGTCCTCGATCGCGCGGAACTACGCCGAAGCCCTGCTGACCCTTGCCGGCAAGGCGAAGGACACGGCCGGCTTCGGCGCGCTCATCGGCGCGCTGGGCGACGCGGTGAGCGGTGACGCGCAGCTGCAGCACTTCCTCGAGGCGCCGCGGATCAGCGCCGCGCAGAAGGGCGCGGTGCTGGGCAAGGCGCTGGCCGACAAGGCGCCGCGCAGCTTCGTGCTCTTCGTGCAGAAGCTGATCACCAACCGCCGGCAGATGCTGATCCCGGCGATCGCCACCGAGTACCACGACCTGCTCGATGCCGCCGAAGGCCGCGTGCACGCGCGCGTGACCGTGGCGCGCAGCTATGACGCCGCGGCGACGGCGTCGCTGGCCAAGGCGCTGAGCGCGGCGATCGGCAAGACCGTGGTGCCGCACGTGACGGTGGACGAGCGCATCATCGGCGGCGTGGTGGTGCGCGTCGGCGACCAGGTGATGGACGGGTCGATGCGGCGGAAGCTCGGCAAGCTGCGCACGGCGTTGGTGGGCGCGCGCTAGGCGACCCCCCGCCCCGAAGTGCAATCGGAAGGCCATCCGCGAAGGGTGGCCTTTTCGTATATGGGGGCTCCCCGCTTGACAGGTCAGTGATAATACCGAGTATTACTCCTATGGCCGACGCCTCCCCGCTTGCCCGCATCAGTATGACGATTCCGCCGGACGCGCTCCGGCGGGCCGACCGACTCGCGAAGCAGGCCGGCCGCTCGCGCAGTTGGGTGCTGGCCGAGGCGGTGCGGCGCTTGGAGCTGTCGGAGGAGGCGCCAGCTCCATCACCATCGAGGGCCCCCGCGTCCATCCCGCCACGTCTCGACGCCTCGCGTCGTGCGCAGCTGCGTGCGGACCTCGCGCTCACGCCGCTCGAGCGCGTCCTCGCCGCGGAGCGGACGGCACGCGAGGTACCGCGGCGACGCTTTGCTGCGCTGTACGCGGGCTTCGATCGCTTCGAGGACTATCTGGAATGGAAGCGCTTGGAAGCGACCGGCCTCCTGTAGGCCCGCCGTTCCGTACGGAACTCGCCGAGGTCTGCTGGCGGCTCAATGCGACCGGTGCCCGCTATCTCGTGGCGGGGGCGCGCGCGCTGCAGCTCTGGGGCAGTGCCCGCGCCACGCGCGACATCGACATCCTGATCGAGCCCACCGAGGCCAACGCTCGGCGCGTGCTCGATGCGCTGTCGACGATGGGGTACGGCTTCGCCAAGGAGTGGGCGGCAGCCGAGGTGGCGAGGAAGTTCGTGACCATCATCGGGGATGACCCGCGCGTGGACATCCTCACCGTGGCCTGGAGCGTCCGTTACCGCGACGCGGTACGCAGCGCCGAGCATTTCGAGCTGGAGGGGGTCGAGATTCCCACGCTGTCGCTCGAGGACCTGATGGCATCCAAGCGCACGGGGCGTCCGCAGGATGACGCAGACCTCGTGGTGCTGGAGGAGATTAGGCGGTTGCGTGGTTAGCTTTCACGGTGCTTTCGCAGCCGGGATTGCCGTGACGGATAGCTCGGGACCGCTCGACCGCCGCTCGTTCTTCTCGCAGGGCCTCACCCGGGCCCTGCGCGAGCTCGTGGGTGCGGTTGAGCACAAGGTCGTGCAGTCGCAGTACCTGCGGCCCCCGGGCGCCTTGCCGGAGGCGGCGTTCCTCGCGGCCTGCACGCGCTGCGGGGCCTGCGCGGACGTGTGCCCGGTGCACGCCATCACCAAGCTGCCACCGAAGGCGGGCTTGGCGGCCGGGACGCCGACGCTGGACGTGGGCCTGACGGCCTGCCTGATGTGCGAGACGATGCCCTGCGCCGCAGTCTGTCCGACGCCGGCGCTGGACGTGCCGCCCTGGGGCTGGCGCGATGTGAAGATGGCGCAGGTGGAGATCGACACGGGGCGGTGTATCACGTACCGCGACGTGGAATGCGGGATTTGTGCGCGGGTCTGCCCGGTGGGCGAGGACGCGCTGAAGATGGACGACCGTGGTCGCCCGGTGATCGGGGCGGCCTGTACCGGCTGCGGGCAGTGCTTGAACGCGTGCGTGACGACGCCGACAAGCCTGAGTGCGCGGCCCTTGGAGATGCTCTGATGAAGCCAGGGTCTGGCCCTCAACCGGTGCGCGTGGTGCCCAAGCCGTGGGGGCACGAGGTGATCTGGGCGCACACGGACCAGTACGTGGGCAAGCTGCTGTACGTGAAGGCCGGGCACGCGCTGTCCGTGCAGTACCACAACACGAAGGACGAGACCCTGCACCTGCTGCGCGGCGAGATGACGTATCGCATCGACCGCGGCAACGGGCTGGAGGAGTACCCGCTGCGCGCCGGCGAGAGCTTCCGGAACACGCCGGGGCAGATCCACCAGATGGAAGCCATCACCGACTGCGAGGTCCTCGAGGCCTCCACGCCGCACCTGGACGACGTGGTGCGGCTCACCGACCGCTACGGACGAGAGGGGACGAGCGCACCGTGAAAGTGATCATCCCGTTGGCCGGCAAGGGCACGCGCCTGAGGCCGCACACGCACACCGTGCCCAAGCCGATGCTCAAGGTGGCCGGCAAGCCGGTGATGGACTACGTGATGGACGACGTCGCCAAGCTCACGGGCGTCGAACAGGTCGTCTACATCACCGGGCACCTGAAGGAGAAGGTCGAGGCGCACGCCAAGGCGACGTACTCGATTCCGGGTGTGTACGTGGAGCAGAAGGTGCAGGACGGCACCGCCGGCGCGGTGGAACTCGCGCGGCCGTACGTGGACCAGCCGGTGCTGATCATCTTCGTCGATACCATCTTCGACGCCGACCTGTCGGTGGTGGAGACCAGCGACGATGACGGCATCATCTGGACGAAGGAGGTCGAGGACTATCAGCGTTTCGGCGTCGTGGTCACCGACGCCAACGGCCATATGACGAAGATCGTCGAGAAGCCGAGCACGCCGATCAGCAAGCGGGCGAACATCGGGCTCTACTACATCAAGAACTGGAAGCTGCTGTACGAGGGCATCGCCCACACGCTGCAGCAGCCGGCGAACAAGGGGGAGTGGTATCTCACCGACGCGTTCCAGTATATGATCGACCACGGGGCCAAGATCCGCGTGATTGACGTGGGCGGCTGGTACGACGCCGGCAAGCTCGACACGCTGCTCGAGACGAACCGCACGATGCTCGAGAAGGGCCGCGCGGCGCAGATGGGCACGGTGAAGGACTCGAAGATCATCGAGCCGGTGCGGATCGAGGCAGGCGCAGTGGTCGAGGGCTCGACGGTGGGGCCGAACGTCGTGATCGGGGCGGGGACGTCGGTGAGGGGCTGCACCCTGCGGGATACGATCGTGGGGGATCGCTCGACGCTGGATGGCTGCACGCTGCACGATTCGATGATCGGGGACTCGGTAGTGCTCGAGGGGGTCACGGGGGCGGTGACGCTCGGGGATAATGCTGAGGTGAAGCGGTAACGGCGGTTCACCACAGAGGGCACAGAGGACTGCGAGCTACTTTTCAACGCAGAGACGCAGAGGGCGCAGCGAACGGCAACAGCAAGTGCTTGGGGGGTCCGCACCGAGGGATTGGTGCGGGCCCTCGTCGTTTCTGGTGCGCGGTGGTGATGGGAGGGGCAATGGACTGAGTACGGCGGAGGTGCAGGCCGCGGAGAAGCTTTCGTCCTATGGCTATCGCTGGCGTCGCCGCCCATATTCCGCCCCAATGCGACTCCCGTGGAACGAGATTCGGCCGCGCGCCGCGGCCTTCGCGAAGAAGTGGGCGGGTAAGGGCTACGAGAAGGGCGAGACCCAGCTCTTCTACCGAGATTTCTTCGACGTCTTCGGGGTCCCGGTGCAGCGCGTGGCACAGTTCGAGCGACCGGTCAAGGCGCTCGATGCCGGGAAGTCGGGGTTCATCGACCTCTTCTGGAAGGGCGTGCTGCTCGTGGAGCAGAAGAGCAAGGGCCGTGACCTGGCGTCGGCGCGCGAGCAGGCGCTCGACTACTTCCCGGGGCTCAAGGACAGCGAGCTGCCGCGGTTCCTGCTCGTGAGCGACTTCCAGAACTTTGAACTCAAGGACCTGGTCACCGATGCTTCGGTGAGCTTTGCGCTGGCGGAGCTCCCCAAGCACGTCGAGAAGTTCGGATTCATCCTCGGCGTGGAGAAGCGGGCCTTCGACGACCAGGATCCGGTCAACATCAAGGCCGCAGAGCTGGTCGGGAAGATCCACGACCGCCTTGAGGAGTCCGGCTACACGGGGCACGACCTCGAGGTCTTTCTCGTGCGCCTGGTCTTCTGCCTGTTCGCGGACGACACGGGTATCTTCGAGCCCCGCGAGAGCTTCCTCGACTACCTGCAGCACCGGACGCAGGACGACGGGTCGGACCTCGGGCCGAAGCTCGCGCTGCTGTTCCAGACGCTCAACACGCCTGAGGACCGGCGCAACAGCACGCTCGACGAGGACTTGGCGCGGTTCCCCTACGTGAACGGCCAGCTGTTCAGCGATGCGATCTCGATCCCGTCGTTCGATGCACCGACGCGGAAGCTGCTCCTCGAGGCCTGTGAGTTCGACTGGGCCGGCATCTCACCGGCCATATTCGGCTCGCTGTTCCAGTCGGTAATGGACGCCAAGGAGCGCCGTGCGCAGGGAGCGCATTACACCACCGAGAAGAACATCCTCAAGGTCATCAAGCCGCTGTTCCTCGATGCGCTGTGGGCGGAGTTCCGCCGGCTCGACGCACTCAGGTCGGATCGGCGCAAGCGGCTGCTCGAGTTCCAGCAGAAGCTCGGCACGCTGCGCTTCCTCGACCCGGCCTGCGGCTGCGGCAACTTCCTCATCATCGCCTACCGTGAGCTGCGCACGCTCGAGATCGAGGTCTTGCGCGCGTTGCGCGGCAAGTCGGATCAGCTCGAAGCTGACACCGCGGTGCTGTCCGTGGTGGACGTGGACCAGTTCTTCGGCATCGAGTTCAGCGAGTTCCCGGCGCGCATCGCCGAGACGGCGATGTGGATGATGGACCACATTATGAACAATCGGCTGTCGTTGGAGTTCGGGCAGTCGTATGCGCGTATCCCGCTGCGGAAGTCGCCGACGATCAAGCACGGGGATGCGCTCGAAATGGACTGGGCGGAGGTGTTGTCGCCGGAGCGCTGCAGCTATGTACTCGGCAATCCGCCCTTCATCGGGAGCAAGTTCCAGAGTCCGGAGCAGCGTGCGCAGGTGCGGCGCGTGGCAAACCTCGGCGGCAGCGGCGGGTCGTTGGACTATGTGGCCGCGTGGTTTATTCTCGCGGGTCGCTATGTGGGGGCGAGGCCGATTGGCATTGGATTCGTGGCGACGAACAGCATCACGCAGGGCGAGCAGGTGGCGCAGCTGTGGCCGCTGCTGTTCGAGCAGAGCAAGCTGGAGATTGCCTTCGCGCACCGGACCTTCGCGTGGGGCAGCGATGCGCGGGGGAAGGCGCACGTGCACGTGGTGATTATCGGGCTCGCGCGCGCCGAGCACGCGCCGCCGGCGCGCCGGCTGTACTCGTATGAGGACATCAACGGGGAGCCGTTTGAGAGCGTGCATTCGGTGTTGAGTCCATATCTGTTCGATGCGTCGCAGTTGGCGAATCCGCACGTGGTGGTGGCGGAGGTTTCGCGGCCAGTCAACGGCTTGCCGCGTCTGCTGAGCGGATCGCAGCCCATTGATGGCGGTCACTACGTCTTCACTCCCGATGAGCGCAGGGCATTCCTGAGGCTTGAACCCGAGGCTCGGCCGCTCTTCCGGCCGTTCGTGGGCGCGGAAGAGTTCCTGAACGGAGGCGAGCGCTATCTCCTGTTCGCGCGCGATGCTTCGCCCGAGACGCTGAAGCGGCTTCCGATGGTCAGGGAACGCGTTGCGGCGGTACGGACGTTTCGTCGAACCAGTAAGCGAGAGGGCACGCAGCAGCTGGCGGACACGCCGACCCTATTCCAGGTCAACGTGATTCCAGACTCGACGTTCCTGGTCGTGCCCGAGGTGAGCTCGGAGCGTCGCGAGTATATCCCCATTGGCTGGCTCGAGCCGCCGGTGATACCGAGCAACCTTGTGCGCGTGATGGAACAGGCCACCCTGGGCCAGTTCGGGCTCCTCACGTCAGCGATGCATATGAGCTGGATGCGTCACATCGGTGGCCGGCTCAAGAGCGATTATCGCTACGCCATCGGGCTCGTGTACAACACGTTCCCGCTACCGGCCGGTGGTACCGCCGTGCTCGCCCAGATTGAACCGATGGCGCAGGCCGTGCTCGATGCCCGCGCCGAGCACCGGGAGGCCACCCTCGCCGACCTCTACGACCCCGACACGATGCCGTCCGCGCTCCGCAGGGCGCACCAGGCCCTCGACCGCGCGGTCGAGCGGCTCTACCGCAAGGCACCGTTCAAGACCGACCGCGAACGCGCGGAGTACCTGCTGGGCTTCTACGAGAAGATGGTGAGCCCGCTCGGCGTCGGCGCAGCCCCGCGGCGCGGGACGCGCAAACCGAGAGGCTAGCGGGACGGGGAAGAACTCGCCGTCGAAAGGTGGGGCTTGATGAAATATGACTATGGGTTATATTCCAATCAGTTATGTCGCTCAAGCCACTTCAATTGCTCCGTGAAGCGCGCGCCGTGACACAGGCCAGCGTAGCCGCTGCGATGCGGTTGACCCAGCCCGCCGTGTCAAAGCTCGAGCGCCGCGCGGACGTGTCGGTGCGAGCGTTGCGCGACTATATCGCGGCGCTCGGCGGGACGCTCGAGGTGACTGCGAAATTCACGGACGGTGCGGTTCCGCTGCTCGATGCTGACGAGACGTACGTGTCGCGAGTTCCGCTGCGAAAGGTCGCGGAGCGCCGGCCCGCGTGGGGCAATACACTGCCCCCTGACTGGATCGCCGAGATCGAACGCGTGCGTCGCCTCACGCCAGAGGACCGCCTCGAAGAGGCCGCTGAGCTCTCGGCGTTCTTGGCGGAGACGCGACGTGTTTGAGCCGCCGGTCTTCCGTCGGTTCAGGCCAGGGGTGTTGGCCGAGGCGCTGACTCGCCATCAAGTGGACTATGTCTTGGTTGGGGCCCTGGCGGGTCGCTTGGCTGGACTGCCACGACTCACGGCGGATGCAGATATCACCCCCGCGCTGGATCGTCCCAACCTAGAGCGCCTCGCCGCCGCCCTCCGCGAGCTCAATGCGAAGGTGTACACGCAGGACCTGCCAGAGGGGCTTCCCTTCGATTGCTCCGCGCCGATGCTCGCGCGGGCTGAGGTGTGGAACCTGACCACAGACGCCGGTCGCGTGGATGTGCTGTTCAAGCCTGTCGGGAGCTCCGGCTACGCCGGCCTGATGGAGGATGCCATCGAGTATCCGGCCTACGGCACCACGCTCTGGGCGGCATCGCTGCCTGCACTGCTCAAGATGAAGGAAGCGGCGAACCGTCCCAAGGATCAGGACGATGCGGCCGTTATCCGCGCGATGATCGAACGCGACGCCCGGCAGGGCTGACGGGTCGGGTTCCCCTCGACCTCCGTCGGTACCAGATTCACCGGGTCAGGACCCCACCGAAATCTCCGGAGCGCACGTGACCGACGCGATGGATCGCCGCGACCTGCTGAAGCAGGCGCTGGCTGCAGGCGCAGGACTCGCCGCCGCATCCGCCCTCACTCCGCTCCCGGCGATCGCCGAGTCGATTGACGCGGTCCGCGCCCCGCAGTCCGCGCCGCCGCGGGCGCGTGGCGTGGCGACGATGAAAGGCGTGCCCTTCGAGCCGCGCGCCACGGTGCGCTTCGCGATCGTGGGCACGGGGCTGCGCGGGCGCTCGATCCTCTCCGAACTACTGGCGATCGACGGCGTGCAGGTCGTTGCTCTCGCCGATATCGTGCCCGAGAAGGCCGCACGCGCCGTGAAGATGTGTACCGACGCCGGACGTCCGGAGCCAGCGATGTACACGAATGGCGAGCGCGATTACGAACGCCTCGTGCAGCGCGACGACATCGACTTCGTCTACACGGCCACGCCCTGGGAATGGCACACGCCGGTGATGCTGGCCGCGATGCGCGCCGGCAAGCACTGCGGGACCGAGTGCCCCACCGGAATCACGCTGCAGGACCTGTGGTCGCTGGTGGACGAGAGCGAGCGCTCGCGGCGCCACTGCCTGCAGTTGGAGAACTGCAACTACGGCTACAACGAGATGCTGGTGAACCGCCTCGTGCACGACGGCGTGTTCGGCGAGATCCAGCACGGCGCGGCGGCCTACATCCACGACCTGCGCACGATCCTCTTCGAGACCCGCGACGAGGGCCTCTGGCGCCGCGACTGGCACACGAAGATCGACGGCAACCTCTACCCGACGCACGGGCTGGGGCCGGTGGCCTGGTATATGGACATCCATCGCGGCGATGCCTTCGACTACCTGGTCTCGATGAGCACGGAGGAGCGCGGCCTCACGCTGCACCGCGAGGCGACGGTCAGCGACCGTAGCGATCCCAAGTGGCGCGAGCGCTACGTTACGGGCGACCTCAACACCTCGCTGATCCGCACCAAGCGCGGCCGCACGATCCTGCTGCAGCACGATGTCTCCAGCCCGCGGCCCTATTCGCGGCTCAACCACGTGGCCGGCACCAAGGGCTGCTTCGAGGACTACCCGGCGCGCATCTATATAGAAGGGCGCGGCCAGTCCCATCGCTGGGCGGCGATCGACGAATACAAGCGCACGCACGAAGACCCGTTGTGGACGAACATCGGCGAGATGGCTCGCAACAAGGGCGGCCACGGCGGGATGGACTTCGTGATGATGTGGCGGCTCGTCCAATGCTTGCGCGAGGGCCTGGTGCCGGACTTCGATGTGTATGACGCGGCCGCCTGGAGCGCGCCGCTGCCGCTCTCGCAGATGAGCGTGGCGCAGGGCTCCCAGCCGATGAAGTTCCCGGACTTCACGCGTGGCGAATGGGAGAAGGGCAGGGCGTAGTCCACGAGGCATCCGTCATCCGTCATCCGTCCCTTCACAAATGCGCCTGACTTCCCTGGACTGGACGATCGTCGCCCTTTCCCTGACCGTCGCCTTCGTGCCGGCGCTGCTGTTGGCCCGCCGCGCCGGGAGCAGCACCAGCGAGTTCTTCACCAGCGGGCGCGCGGCGCCGTGGTGGCTGATCGGCGTCTCGATGGTCGCGACGACATTCTCGACCGACACACCGAACCTGGTCACAGACCTCGTCCGTGGCGGTGGCGTCGCCGGCAACTGGGTGTGGTGGGCCTTCCTGCTCACCGGAATGGCCACGGTGTTCTTCTACGCGCGGATGTGGCGGCGCTCGGGCGTGCTGACGGACCTCGAGTTCTATGAGATCCGCTACTCGGGCCGCGCCGCGAGCTTCGTGCGCGGATTCCGCGCCGTCTACCTCGGCCTGATCTTCAACGTGGTCATTATGGCCACGGTGAACCTCGCGGCGGCCAAGATCGCGTCCATCCTCCTCGGTTGGCCGATGTGGCAGACCCTGGCGGTCTGCGCCCTGCTCAACGTGGCCTTCGCGG contains these protein-coding regions:
- the atpE gene encoding ATP synthase F0 subunit C, which translates into the protein MLGAAVGAGLAVVGAGMGIGRIGGSAVEGMARQPEAAGKIQTAALILAAFIEGAALFGIVVAFSIQGKF
- the atpF gene encoding F0F1 ATP synthase subunit B, with protein sequence MRTLLSAVALLLLTASPASAAAEGGKVNLLLPHTGLIFWTIVVFFVTFFLLYKFAWGPILAAVQGREQAILDAMASAERDRNEAAKMVAEQKAAIEAARTEAQRYIAEGRATAESMRAEMLEQTRQQQAELLERARKEIESEKSKAIDELRREAVDLALAGAGKLVGQKLDAATDRQMVEQYLASLGKK
- a CDS encoding F0F1 ATP synthase subunit delta; the protein is MRESSIARNYAEALLTLAGKAKDTAGFGALIGALGDAVSGDAQLQHFLEAPRISAAQKGAVLGKALADKAPRSFVLFVQKLITNRRQMLIPAIATEYHDLLDAAEGRVHARVTVARSYDAAATASLAKALSAAIGKTVVPHVTVDERIIGGVVVRVGDQVMDGSMRRKLGKLRTALVGAR
- a CDS encoding ribbon-helix-helix protein, CopG family, which produces MADASPLARISMTIPPDALRRADRLAKQAGRSRSWVLAEAVRRLELSEEAPAPSPSRAPASIPPRLDASRRAQLRADLALTPLERVLAAERTAREVPRRRFAALYAGFDRFEDYLEWKRLEATGLL
- a CDS encoding 4Fe-4S dicluster domain-containing protein, producing MTDSSGPLDRRSFFSQGLTRALRELVGAVEHKVVQSQYLRPPGALPEAAFLAACTRCGACADVCPVHAITKLPPKAGLAAGTPTLDVGLTACLMCETMPCAAVCPTPALDVPPWGWRDVKMAQVEIDTGRCITYRDVECGICARVCPVGEDALKMDDRGRPVIGAACTGCGQCLNACVTTPTSLSARPLEML
- a CDS encoding cupin domain-containing protein, giving the protein MKPGSGPQPVRVVPKPWGHEVIWAHTDQYVGKLLYVKAGHALSVQYHNTKDETLHLLRGEMTYRIDRGNGLEEYPLRAGESFRNTPGQIHQMEAITDCEVLEASTPHLDDVVRLTDRYGREGTSAP
- a CDS encoding NTP transferase domain-containing protein — encoded protein: MKVIIPLAGKGTRLRPHTHTVPKPMLKVAGKPVMDYVMDDVAKLTGVEQVVYITGHLKEKVEAHAKATYSIPGVYVEQKVQDGTAGAVELARPYVDQPVLIIFVDTIFDADLSVVETSDDDGIIWTKEVEDYQRFGVVVTDANGHMTKIVEKPSTPISKRANIGLYYIKNWKLLYEGIAHTLQQPANKGEWYLTDAFQYMIDHGAKIRVIDVGGWYDAGKLDTLLETNRTMLEKGRAAQMGTVKDSKIIEPVRIEAGAVVEGSTVGPNVVIGAGTSVRGCTLRDTIVGDRSTLDGCTLHDSMIGDSVVLEGVTGAVTLGDNAEVKR
- a CDS encoding class I SAM-dependent DNA methyltransferase is translated as MRLPWNEIRPRAAAFAKKWAGKGYEKGETQLFYRDFFDVFGVPVQRVAQFERPVKALDAGKSGFIDLFWKGVLLVEQKSKGRDLASAREQALDYFPGLKDSELPRFLLVSDFQNFELKDLVTDASVSFALAELPKHVEKFGFILGVEKRAFDDQDPVNIKAAELVGKIHDRLEESGYTGHDLEVFLVRLVFCLFADDTGIFEPRESFLDYLQHRTQDDGSDLGPKLALLFQTLNTPEDRRNSTLDEDLARFPYVNGQLFSDAISIPSFDAPTRKLLLEACEFDWAGISPAIFGSLFQSVMDAKERRAQGAHYTTEKNILKVIKPLFLDALWAEFRRLDALRSDRRKRLLEFQQKLGTLRFLDPACGCGNFLIIAYRELRTLEIEVLRALRGKSDQLEADTAVLSVVDVDQFFGIEFSEFPARIAETAMWMMDHIMNNRLSLEFGQSYARIPLRKSPTIKHGDALEMDWAEVLSPERCSYVLGNPPFIGSKFQSPEQRAQVRRVANLGGSGGSLDYVAAWFILAGRYVGARPIGIGFVATNSITQGEQVAQLWPLLFEQSKLEIAFAHRTFAWGSDARGKAHVHVVIIGLARAEHAPPARRLYSYEDINGEPFESVHSVLSPYLFDASQLANPHVVVAEVSRPVNGLPRLLSGSQPIDGGHYVFTPDERRAFLRLEPEARPLFRPFVGAEEFLNGGERYLLFARDASPETLKRLPMVRERVAAVRTFRRTSKREGTQQLADTPTLFQVNVIPDSTFLVVPEVSSERREYIPIGWLEPPVIPSNLVRVMEQATLGQFGLLTSAMHMSWMRHIGGRLKSDYRYAIGLVYNTFPLPAGGTAVLAQIEPMAQAVLDARAEHREATLADLYDPDTMPSALRRAHQALDRAVERLYRKAPFKTDRERAEYLLGFYEKMVSPLGVGAAPRRGTRKPRG
- a CDS encoding XRE family transcriptional regulator, producing MSLKPLQLLREARAVTQASVAAAMRLTQPAVSKLERRADVSVRALRDYIAALGGTLEVTAKFTDGAVPLLDADETYVSRVPLRKVAERRPAWGNTLPPDWIAEIERVRRLTPEDRLEEAAELSAFLAETRRV
- a CDS encoding Gfo/Idh/MocA family oxidoreductase encodes the protein MDRRDLLKQALAAGAGLAAASALTPLPAIAESIDAVRAPQSAPPRARGVATMKGVPFEPRATVRFAIVGTGLRGRSILSELLAIDGVQVVALADIVPEKAARAVKMCTDAGRPEPAMYTNGERDYERLVQRDDIDFVYTATPWEWHTPVMLAAMRAGKHCGTECPTGITLQDLWSLVDESERSRRHCLQLENCNYGYNEMLVNRLVHDGVFGEIQHGAAAYIHDLRTILFETRDEGLWRRDWHTKIDGNLYPTHGLGPVAWYMDIHRGDAFDYLVSMSTEERGLTLHREATVSDRSDPKWRERYVTGDLNTSLIRTKRGRTILLQHDVSSPRPYSRLNHVAGTKGCFEDYPARIYIEGRGQSHRWAAIDEYKRTHEDPLWTNIGEMARNKGGHGGMDFVMMWRLVQCLREGLVPDFDVYDAAAWSAPLPLSQMSVAQGSQPMKFPDFTRGEWEKGRA